In Mesoplodon densirostris isolate mMesDen1 chromosome 5, mMesDen1 primary haplotype, whole genome shotgun sequence, a single window of DNA contains:
- the SPTSSB gene encoding serine palmitoyltransferase small subunit B has translation MDFKRVKDYFSWLYYQYQIISCCAVLEPWERSMFNTILITIFAMVVYTAYVFIPIHIRLAWEFFSKMCGYHSTISN, from the coding sequence ATGGATTTCAAACGTGTGAAGGACTATTTCTCCTGGCTCTACTATCAATACCAAATCATTAGCTGCTGTGCTGTCTTAGAGCCCTGGGAGCGATCCATGTTCAATACCATCTTAATAACCATTTTTGCTATGGTGGTATACACCGCCTATGTTTTTATCCCAATCCACATTCGCCTGGCTTGGGAATTTTTCTCCAAAATGTGTGGCTATCACAGTACAATTTCTAATTGA